DNA sequence from the Caulobacter segnis genome:
TCGCTGCTGGTGGGCGGCACCCACTGGGAGGCCCAGAAGGGCGGCGGCGAGCTGCCCGGCCCCAAGCCGGTGTTCTTCTTCGCCCCCGACCGCATCGCTAAGCGCCGCGTCGACTGGCCCCCGGGCGAGTTCGAGACACGCTACGGCAAGGCCTGGGCCGGGTTCGTGAAGGATGCGCCACGCTGGCTGACGGTCGAACGCGGGCAGGGCCAGGCGGCGATCCAGGCGGCGTTCGCGGCGCAGGTGGATGGTGGGACTAGCCCCGACACGGGCGTGGTGTTGGCGCCTTAACCCCTCTCCTCCCCATTAGGGGGAGGTGGATCGGCGCGACTACGCGCCGAGACGGAGGGGGTCCGCGAAGCGGTTCTGCATAGGCCGCGCCCCAAAGTCCCCTCCACCGCCGTTCGGCGGTCCCCCTCCCCCAAAGGGGGAGGAGAGTGGGAAACCTAAGCCGCCACGCGCCCCTCGTCCTCCAGGCTCACGCCCAGCCGCTCGCGCAACGCCGCCGCGCCATCCGGGGTCAGCCGCACTGCGCGGCCCTGGGCCTCCAGCGCCAGCCACCCCCGCGCGGTCATCGCCTCCAGCAGCTTGACCCCCAGCGGCCCGGCCAGGTGATGGCGGCGCTCGGTCCAGTCCAGGCACTGGCGGGCCACGCCGCGCGGCGAGCGCAGGGCGTCGACCGCGATCCCCAGATCCTCGAACCAGCGTCGGCCTTGCGGCGTGACGTCATAGAGCTTCTCCGTCGCCGGGCGGATCAGGTCGCGCTCGACCAGGGCCTCGCAGACCCTGACCCCCAGCCGCCCCGCAAGGTGGCCGTAGCAGCAGCGGGCGTCGCGCAGGGCGCGGGCCTTGGGCGAGCGGGGAACCTCCAGCGAGCGGACCGGCGCGGCCAGCACCGACAGGGCCTCGATCGCGTGGGCGACTTCGGCGCTGGCCAGCCGATAGTAGCGGTGGCGGCCCTCGCGCTCGACGGCCAGCAGGCCGCCGTCGACCAGCCTGGCGAGGTGGTTGCTGGCCGCCTGGGCGGTGACGCCGGCGGCCCAGGCCAGGGCGCTGGCCGGCTGGGCGCGGCCGTCCTGCAGCGCCTGCAGCATCGCCGCGCGGGTCGGATCGCCGATCAGGGCGGCGGGGGTGGCGATGTTGGCGTCCATGTTCGCATCATACCGCCATCGCTGGCGGAATGGTTCATCGGCGCGTGTAGCATCCAGGCGGCGGATCAGGGCAAGTCGAGACCATGAGCCGATCCCGCCTGCCTCTGATCACCGCCGCCGCCAGCTTCGGCTTCTTCGTCACCCAGCTGGACGTGACCATCGTCAATGTGGCGCTGGACGCGATCGGCGCGGCGTTCGATGCGCCCACCGCCCAGCTGCAATGGGTGGTCGACGCCTATGTGCTGGCCCTGGCGGCGATGCTGCTGTCGGCCGGGGCGATTGGCGACCGCGTGGGACCGCGCCGGGCGTTTGTGGCGGGCCTGGTGCTGTTCGGCGTCGCCTCGGCGGCCTGTGGTTTCGCGACCAGCCCCTTGATGCTGATCCTGGCCCGCGTGGCCCAGGGCGCGGCGGGCGCGCTGCTGATCCCGCCGTCCCTGGCCTTGATCGCCCACGCCGCCCATGGGGATGACAAGAGGCGCGCCTCGGCCGTGGGCTGGTGGACGGCGGCCGGCGGGGTGTCGATCGCCGTCGGGCCGGTGCTGGGCGGCCTCTTGGTCGAGACGCTGGGCTGGCGCTGGGTGTTCTTCGTCAACCTGCCGATCTGCGCGCTGGGCGCGGTCCTGACCCTGCTGGTCGCGCCGCCGACCCCGGCCAAGCCGCGCATACCGCTGGACATCCCCGGCCAGGCCCTGGCCGTCGCCGCCGTCTCGTTGCTGGTCGGCGGGCTGATCGAGGGCGGACATCGGGGATGGACGGGGGCGCCGCTGCTGGCCCTGGTCGCGGGCGGCCTTCTGGCGGTCGCCTTCGTGCTGTTCGAGCGCCGCGCGGCCCATCCCGCCATGCCGCTCAGCGTCTTTCGCCAGCGCCCGGCCTGGACGGCGGTGGTGGTCGGTTCGGCGCTGAACTTCACCTATTACGGCCTGATCTTCGTCCTAGGCCTCTACATGCTGCGCGCCCTGCACTGGAGCCCGTCGCGGGCGGGCCTGGCCTTCCTGCCGCTGACGGCGACCTTCATCGTCTCCAACCTGGTCAGCGGCGGGCTGGTCGCTCGGTTCGGCGCGCGGACGGTGACGACGGCCGGGGTGTTGGTCGCCGCCTGCGGCTACGCCCTGACCGCGCGGCTGGGCGTGGACAGCGACCTCATCCAGATGCTGCCCGGCTTCGTCCTGATCCCTGGCGGCATGGGCCTGGCGATCCCGGCCCTGACCAGCGGCCTGCTGGCCAGCGTCGACCGCCACGAGGCCGGGGCCGCCTCGGGCGCGCTGAACGCCTGCCGCCAGGTCGGCGGGGCGGCCGGGGTGGCGATCTTCGGGGCGCTGGCGGGCGTCGACGCGGTGGCGGGCCTGCGAAGCTCGGCGATCGCGGCGGCGGTCGTGCTGGTCGCGGCCGGCGCCCTGGCGGCGCGCGTCCGCGCTTGACCGCAGGCGCGGTTCGCCGCCTGCTGGGGCCCCGACGAATCCCGTCCGGCCGAGGCCCGCGATGCACGAATCCAGCAAGTCCGTCTTCCACAAGATCAAGGATTCGCGCTACGCGACCCGCTACATCGTCGGCGACGGCATCGACATCGGGGCCGGCGAGGACACGATCGGCCAGTACTACGAGTTCTTCCCGCTGATGAAGTCGTGCCGGGGCTGGGACCTGCCCGACGGCGACGCCCAGCTGATGGAGAGCGTGGCCGACGCGACCTTCGACTTCGTCCACTCCTCGCACTGCCTGGAGCACATGCGCGACCCCAAGGAAGCGCTGGAGAACTGGCTGCGGATCCTCAAGCCGGGCGGCCACCTGGTCTGCCTGATCCCCGATGAGGACCTGTACGAGCAGGGGGTCTTCCCCTCGACCTTCAACACCGACCACAAGCACACCTTCACGATCTTCAAGAAGGCCTCGTGGTCCGGCGCCAGCATCAACCTGACCGAGTTCCTGGCCAGCCTGTCGGCGAACGTCGAGATCAAGAAGATCGAGTTGATGGACGCCACCTTCCGCTACGAGCTCAACCAGCGCATCGGCGTCGACCGCTTCGACCAGACCCGCACGACGGTCGGCGAATGCGCGATCGAGTTCGTGCTGAAGAAGCTCTGAGGAGAATCCTTCCTCCATCAAGGGGGAGGGCTCAGAAAGCAAAAAGGCCCGCCCTGGTTTCCCAGGGCGGGCCTTTGAACTCAGGGGTTCAAGCCTAGACCAGCGAGCCGTGGCACTGCTTGAACTTCTTGCCCGAGCCACAGGGGCAGGGGGCGTTGCGGTTGGTGCGTTCCCAGTCTTCCGGCAGGGCCGAGACCGGCAGGGCCTCGCGCTGCTGGGGCGACAGGCCGTCCGGGATGGCGCCGGCGACGGCGGCGTTCTCGCCGGTCAGCGGGTCCAGGTGGACCTCCTGCAGGCCCTCCAGCGGCGTATGCGGGATCTCCGGCTCGGCATAGGCGATCTCGACCGTCATCAGCCAGCGGGTGGTGTTGGTGCGCAGGTCGCCCAGCAGCTTCTCGAACAGCGAGAAGGCCTCGGTCTTGTACTCGTTCAGCGGATCGCGCTGGCCATAGCCGCGCAGGCCGATGACGTTGCGCAGGTGATCCAGGTGCATCAGGTGCTCGCGCCACTGCAGATCGATCATCTGCAGCAGGAAGTTCTTCTCGACCGAGCGCATCTGCTCGGGCGTGATGATCACTTCGCGCTGGGCGGCGTATTCGTCGGCCGCCTTCTGGATGCGGTCCTTGATCTCCTCGTCGGCGATGCCTTCCTCGGCGGCCCACGCCTCGATCGGCAGGTCCAGGCCCAGGATCGACTGGACGCGTTCCTTCAGGCCTTCGACGTCCCACTGCTCGGCATAGGCCTTGGGCGGCAGGTGGCGGGCGACCAGGTCGTC
Encoded proteins:
- a CDS encoding MFS transporter, with protein sequence MSRSRLPLITAAASFGFFVTQLDVTIVNVALDAIGAAFDAPTAQLQWVVDAYVLALAAMLLSAGAIGDRVGPRRAFVAGLVLFGVASAACGFATSPLMLILARVAQGAAGALLIPPSLALIAHAAHGDDKRRASAVGWWTAAGGVSIAVGPVLGGLLVETLGWRWVFFVNLPICALGAVLTLLVAPPTPAKPRIPLDIPGQALAVAAVSLLVGGLIEGGHRGWTGAPLLALVAGGLLAVAFVLFERRAAHPAMPLSVFRQRPAWTAVVVGSALNFTYYGLIFVLGLYMLRALHWSPSRAGLAFLPLTATFIVSNLVSGGLVARFGARTVTTAGVLVAACGYALTARLGVDSDLIQMLPGFVLIPGGMGLAIPALTSGLLASVDRHEAGAASGALNACRQVGGAAGVAIFGALAGVDAVAGLRSSAIAAAVVLVAAGALAARVRA
- a CDS encoding methyltransferase domain-containing protein, whose product is MHESSKSVFHKIKDSRYATRYIVGDGIDIGAGEDTIGQYYEFFPLMKSCRGWDLPDGDAQLMESVADATFDFVHSSHCLEHMRDPKEALENWLRILKPGGHLVCLIPDEDLYEQGVFPSTFNTDHKHTFTIFKKASWSGASINLTEFLASLSANVEIKKIELMDATFRYELNQRIGVDRFDQTRTTVGECAIEFVLKKL
- a CDS encoding ArsR/SmtB family transcription factor; translation: MDANIATPAALIGDPTRAAMLQALQDGRAQPASALAWAAGVTAQAASNHLARLVDGGLLAVEREGRHRYYRLASAEVAHAIEALSVLAAPVRSLEVPRSPKARALRDARCCYGHLAGRLGVRVCEALVERDLIRPATEKLYDVTPQGRRWFEDLGIAVDALRSPRGVARQCLDWTERRHHLAGPLGVKLLEAMTARGWLALEAQGRAVRLTPDGAAALRERLGVSLEDEGRVAA